ATGATAGTCTTCTCCCAGCCGTGGGCTCGCGTTTATCTGCTGCGAGCAACGGCCCAGCTTATTCCACGATCTCAGGCTGAGACGATTGTGCAAGCTTTTGATATCGGCGATTGGTTCCTGTTGCATCAACTCAGTCACAATATAAACCCGGTCGTTTTCTGGGAACTCGTAAACGAGCTCGCATCGAAATTCTCTGGAAAGCTCGCCAAGGAGAAAGTGGAAAGTCTTGAATTTATCTGAATATAATATACTAATAAACCGTGGTATTAATGGTGTACAAATTTTAAACCATAATTATCGTGCTCCTTTAATTATATGTGTACCCCTAAATCAGTTTTTATCGTATGCTACAACTTGCAGTTTACTTTCCTGATATCTAACGTTGAACAGAAATCGAACGCAAGCCCGAAGAATATAGTCAATGAATTTGGTCATAAATCGAACATGTTCATTTagtaatatattatgtatataattctATAACATACAAAATCATGCGAAACcatgagaaagaatagaagCATCCTGCGTAAAAAGTTGATGGTAATGCGATCTTTCTGACGAGAatattgacgaaaaaaaaaatcgacgaaCGGAACGAGAATCGTTATGCGGAGGAATTATGAGATACTATCAGAACAAGATAATTAATTACGGTGCTTGTCGTGGTAATTGATTTCTGAATAATCAATTCAACTTCGTGATAGGATGTTATTGAAGATTTTAGGCATTACAATTTAATTATCTTGATGTAATTCGAGGTGATACGGGATTAGTGAATTCGAATATTTAAACATGcatgtaaaattataatattgatCTTCATATTATAGATATGTATAGATTCAGTTGCTGTATAGTGTAACAACTCTAGTAAACTTGCAGACACAGATTTCCCTGAAGTACCTCCAAAGTGTTTGAATCCATACTTTTCGCGGGTTTTTTCCCGCTTTGTCAAAGTTATCGACGCATGAGCTGACATCTATGAGGCTGTCAGCTTGACAGTTTGACTGTCAAAACGCGGGGAATTGGATTCGGTTGAGGCGGTTCTGTATCTCGCCGGGTGGCACTACACGtggtatcgttgaaaataatcaattccgtGAGAGCCGAGTAAATAACCTCAAATCCTGACGGGCACGCGAAGACCCAAAAAATGTGCAATTTCCGGGTGAAAGTCGACCTGTCGGCCTTCTACGATGACGTGAGGCGTTTCAGTTGGGTCTACGTCGACAAAGGCACGGTAACTTGCATCTGCCACCTTCAAAATCACATCGCCAAGGTTTTCGACATACAACAACCGTTACACTTGCTCCTTCACACCGGCGAGTATTTACCGCCGAACGAAGACGCCcgtattttgaaagaaaatgaaacaatcgtGTGAGTATCACATTATCTCTGTCTCTCTATTCCGTTCTGATGAAATCGCGATTCAAATCTACTTACCCAAAATGCGACACGTTCTATATTTCAGCGCTGTACCTGGCACTGGATTACAAAATGATCAAGATTCTGGCAAAGCTGAATCAGATGTTCAGGTCGATACAAGCTCCATCATTTCATCTtcaaaaaaacataaacaacCCCCTGCGGAGGAGAAGAATGAAAAGGGTTCGATCGCAAATGGAAATGATTTTCACAACTCAACGGGTTAGACTAATTCTTAATGATTCAAACCCCACAgtttgaaactgaaattttttatgtaattgttattatcgttTCTTTGTACAGAAACTACCAATGGAAATACATTATTTCTGAGCGTGGTGAATGATTCTCAAATAGAGAGCGCGTCAGAATCAAAGATGGAAGTTGGTACGCTGGATGAAAATCTGGTGCAAGGTTCGCCACCCTttaaaaataagcgaaaacGCACACGTCAAAGAAAGTCTAAGACCAAAGAACAGCCAGAAGAACCTGTTGCAGCTGAACTAGTTGAGTCTGAATACAAGAAGCCAAAGATAATAAATTCGGTCACGATTCCTAACGGAAAGCATATACGTTTTGGCGATGTCGAGCAGCAAGAATTTGACAGCTATGATAGCTCTGCCTCGTGCGATTCCAGGAAGCCTTCAACGAGAGAAACCACCCCTCGGAGTAAATCTGTCCCGAACTCTAGTCTTTCCAATCTTTTAGCCCTGCGTCAAAGTTCGACACCGATAACATTTGCAGCGcagaaaaaacttgaaaaaaaccAGCAACCGCAACATGATTCCTACGAAGTCAAGGAATTATCAACTGAAGATTGCCAAACCCCTACAAGATTCACAGAGGTAAAGGTAGATCCTGAGAAACACGTTTTAATGGAGAGCAAGGCACGAGTCAACGATATCATTGGGTTCAAGGTAAATGCTGGATGAGCTCCTGGATGAAAACCTACATCAATTTATTGAGGGACTAATTTAAAATGGTGGTTTCAGATGTTGAAGATGGGCCAAGACTACACGCCGCAAGTTTCAAAGTATGTGACTGCGCAAGTATCTCAAATTTTGCCGGACAATTCAACCTACGTCTTCGAGATCATAGGTACAGCAGTAATTGATTTTTACTATCTTTTGGTTTTTTTACGATCCTAAGTAAGAGACTTTAAGATTAGTGCAGGATTATATACGATAAATAAGAAGTTAATCATTTGAGAAATCGGGGTTATTCAGCGTAAAATAGTTCTATCGAATTCTAGAGAAAATAGCAATTATAATTTTGCCAacatcgagaaaaaaaactatcgaaagaaattcataatttcaaaatgtataatatcttTTGTTTAATACACTATTTTTTAGATgggaaaagagagatacaagcTCCACAGGGAAAGTTCGATATTGAGACCGATGAAACAGAGAACAAAGATTCGAACGCGTTTGTCCTAAATTGGTCACAACTCATTGAACCTCGATTGATGTACCGTGGAAGTTCCGAGTAGATGGTACACTTTTATCACAGATCATccatgttctttttttttgttttcataaatCAATAACGCTTTGTTTTTGTCGCACATGCAAAGGACGAACTTTTTAAAACTGAGAACAAATTGCCGTTTGCTGTCGAGCTTCGGCAAAGTCGTAATTTAACGTTGTATAAGtcttacattttattattattttttccgttGATGTTACAAGTATCCCAATTTTAAGAAACGAAAGATAAACTTTAGATATAAGCTGTGTTTGGAAATGAATGCGAAGTTTTGTCGACAACATTCCGCCGAATATATTGGAAggagatatttaaaaattcgagAACGTCCTAGTTGGTGAAACTTGATTGACTGTCAGAAAATTCatcaacatttatttattgtaactgATCAATGAATCGTCTCGTATTGTTAAATTTCTTCTGCATTGTGTTTAGCGCCTGAATCACCGCAACCCTTCTAGCACCATTGAGTTTCTCTGGTAATTCACAGATGACAGCTCTGCCCAAAGTAACCGCTAAATATAGCAATGCCGTATTATTTTTCGGTCTCGCTTAATTTGTTTACACCTCTAAATTTCGATGTAGTTAAAACAGCATGACTTCAAAATCGGGTCATTTTTATATCTTATGTAAAGAGTAATCGCCGCATCAATAATCAACGTTTCACCATCGGAGAACCGGCTGAAGAATCAGTTGAACGTCAgttaattttatacaaacaaATAATACGTAGAAAACTGTATATTCTAAATTACTTTCACCCGCTGCatgagctttttttttatccctgtTTCCTCAGCCACACCCGATGAACGGTTTAATTTTATCTTGTCATCAATCCTTACCAGCATTTCAATTTCGTACGAGATTTCAACATTCTTTACGGGTGTACCTGACGTATGAGAATGCGCTGCATATTGCTGTTTTAAGTTTAAGATATTTCTAACCTATAACGTGATTGCAATACTGTAATTTTGAACTGAAAAGCTAAGATGCAATAAAAActaatcatattttattattatttaatgcCTTGCTTCCTCAATTAACCaagcttgaaaaattatggTTTTCGATCACAGTCCCTCACCGTGTAAATTATTCCTTTATTCTCATGTTTTTCACCATCCAATTCCATTGTCAGCCTTGAGTAGTTTTATACCGGGACCCGataattttttggtattttatactgaaaattgcaattcatattttcattacaattgaATCTCTCACTCCCTTATTTTACGTTAGAAACTTTCTTTGAAGAAATGGATAATAATCGGAATTCGAAATCAAAAACACGCAAGAAACACATGAATCAAAACGCTTTACCACTCTTGAGACCAGACATTATGTTGATAACCAAAGATGTGATGGTCCCGGTAAAATTGCCTCCTCCTCCTGGGAAACTATTTCCCATTCAAcaaaaaactgaaaagaaaaaatgtggaGTTGCCAAAATGCAGAGATCTGATACACAGGCGTTGAAACCACTTGTGAATTGTGAAAACCTCCGAAAGAACTGTATTGATCCATTGATTCAGGTGCGTTCCATAAACCAACCCTTACTAATGGTGAAACACAGTGATGATCTACTACTTAggattatatttaaattagCCTCCTGGTATACTCActctttttcatttgttcCTCAACTAATTTCTCAGGTGAGCGATATCACACATGCGACGAAAGCACGTATAGATGTCTTTCCCAAATCCCAATCTTGTTATCATCCCCGAAAAAATTTGCTTACAAAGAATGCTCATATGGATGAAAAACGATCAGTATCATTAAGGAGTGAAAAGCCAAGCTCATCATCAAATTCAAAACTATTCCAATTTGGTCAAAGTGATAGAAGTAGTATTTCACCGACTCCAAAGATATCACTAGTAGATAAGCTTTCGGTTCAATCATCTAAAGACTCAGTGAACACTGTACCTACGCCTCTCGAAACTCAGTCGTGTATATCTATCAAATCACTGAACATGATGGACGATTCGTTAACAAAAGTATTCTTAAATATGATTTCAAGTTCGGAAAGTGAGAGCAACGTCAATTATGCTGCTCAACCAAGCACTCAAGCTGAATATGATCTTAGAACTCCTGTGGCCAATAATGTTAGTTCAAATGTGACTGAAAATCCAGTTGGaactttttctttccatcaTGCTTATTCAAACAATAACGAACGAATCGAATGTACGAAAGGAGGTTTGGAAGATTGTCTGAATTCTGACTTCTGTATTTCTACAAGTAACCAGGAGTGTCACGAACAAGTTGCTAATCAAGTTTCAATTCCTACAAAAGAATGCGATGTTGATCTGGATGATTGTGATATGAATAAGCTGACGAGTGATGCTAAAGTAAGTTTCTTGCGGCAAGATCCAGGATGTCTGCAAGATTCCTGTGAAgatgaatatgaaaatgaaataaaactcgTCAAAAATGATACAGATACTAATGATCGAATGATACAACTATCAATGGATGTTGACTACCTGTTGCAGAGTTTAATATCGAATATTTTAACTTTAGAATGTTCTAATAACTCCAATGAgtgtattattgaaaaaagataCTCACCATGTATTCTCCTTCATCCCGAATCCCATTCCGGGAAAcaagaagttgaaaaattagggGATAACTCGAACGAACGACTTCCAAGGATTGTTGGATTAAAGTATTCATTACACGATTTGCTTCGTACAACTTTAGACTCAGATGACCATATTCTCCCTTGTACGGAGCAACTAGACATTGATTCAGAACTCAAATATTCTCGGCAAGATCTGTTAGACTGTTCGTTAACTCGTGAAGGTAATGAGGAACAATTAGGAACAGTTAACTGTCATCTCAATGTTGATGGAAATCTAAGCGATCAGCAAGTAGAGATTAAATATTCATGGCAGATAATACCATTGAAGAAtgaaaacttacaattagatgaCGTTTGTAATTCTAAACCGAAGGTACAAAATTGTGAAAACCATTCAAAGCTCACTTCAACCGAAGATCTTCATCTAATTGAGCCTGAATATCAATATTCATGGCAAAGACTGACATCTAAGTATCTTGCAGAAAAGAGTAAAGAAAATTGCTTGTTTGACATAAAGGAACTTGCAATGAAGGTTAGTGATGCGCAACAGAAATGTACTGAGAGTGAATGTATAAGGGACAATTTTAACTCGATCTCAAGTAATAGTTGTGCAGAAAAGGGTCAATCAGTGGAACATAATAGAAGAACCATAGTGAATCCCCCATTGGATAATATTATATCATCTAGGCTACCCCAAATCAACATAACAAGTAATGCCACTGCTGACATCACAAGTAAATACAGAGAGAATTTTCTAGAGTATCCTTCAAAACCTGGGTTGTATAATTCCTCCATTTCCTACTCCTCTATTTCCAGTATCAAGCAGATCATAGCAAATCTCAATGAAATGGTAACAACGCAGAAAGGCATGCTTGACGCTTATGTGAAAGATCATGGATTAGATAGAGACGTCAAACAAACTAAAGCAGTAGAAAGTGCCGTGAGAAATACAGCGgagaaagttgaaatttttccttcaactTTGCACGTATTAGGAGATTACATAGTGAAGGATATTCGTCCTGCAGATATGAGTAATTCGAGATGTTTGTTAGATGCAAATAATGATGAGATGGTACAAGACCATTCGTTATCAGAAGAAATAGTGTCTGCAGAAAACGCTTCTCttgatgaacgcatcaaaagggCTTTAAGTGGAAAAATACTTTGTAGAAATGATAGACCTGTTACTTTAGACATTGGCCTGTTGAGATCAATCGATCATTCTCCCAAACTAATCCTAGATCCAAAAAAAGATGATCCAAGCTTGTCCAGTGATCCCATTTCCTATGACATCAATAACTACCTTACATCAATTCTTGCACccaatgataatttttacactAATATCAGCAATTCAATACATAACAAATGTGGAGCTTGTAATTCTGACGAAAATAGAATTAGTTTATCATCGGAAATTCTAGAAACTGAGCAAATACCAACTGACGTCAATTGGAAAGCCGAAACTGCAGAGATGGAGAAGCAAGCATTGGAACCACCGATGGGTTTGGCACAACATATCAACAAGGAAAAAGATGTCCAGAGTGACAGTTTACCGTGTACAAAAAATACAGTGTCCAAGCCGAGGCTCCAAGTCAGTTTCACTGAAACAAAGGAGGCTGGAGACAATAATACGAAAAAAGATGAGCTTACGACGAGATTAGAAAATGCAATGAGCAGATTACAGCAGTGTCAACAGCACATTGATGCAAACTGGAATCTCGACTACTCTGTGCTTGATATTGAGGAGGGCATTAGTGACGAAGGAGTCCAGCTGCCAGAACAAGTAGAAGCACACATTAAGGATATCATCAAATCCGCTGAAGAGTATTTAGCCAAATTAGATGAACAGTTGAATGACCTCAGAAATGCAGACGACCAGGTAGGCGTTTTCCagtcttattgttagaattaGATGAGGATGAAGGCACTATCACAGCAAAGGAAACACTATTGTTCTTTTCATTGTAGATAATAAACAGCAGTGAACGAACATTGAAGAACATTGATGAAACATATCAGCTTATATTGGACAACTTGTGTAAGGAGATCAAGAAGAGACGAGATTTAGTGAAATTGGAAACCGAGGTGCTTAAATGCGAAGGCCTTGCTCCCTTGAGAGCCTGCAAACAAGAAGTAGACGCTCAAATTCGCAGCACTCGACATCTCATAGTGTTAACAGATACTATGCTCACAAATCCTGTTACCTTCAACAGAGACAGACTTGGAAAGATTATCACCGCCACAAGCCACATGGGGAGGTATGCATCATAGTAATTTTCAACCATGTCATTTATACAATTGCTACTTTTCTTTACGTTTAAATTTTAGGATACCAGCAGTTCCGATGCTAGAGGAGCTACCCTACGTGACTTTCAGTCCACCTAGTGAGGAagcaaagaaagaaattctAGATCGAATATCGTGCTTGGGCTGTGTGTTGCGAATGGGTCCTGCACAGTTTACAGAAGTACTTGATCGACCAGCAGGTCTACGGCTAAAGTGGCACATTGTAGATCCTGAGTATGCTTCCGAGGAGCAAACATTCATAGTGCAAAAAGCACTAGGAGAAATTATCGAGCCGACTTCACCTGCTTTTGAAACTGTTTACGTAGGCCCTGACACGTCATGTTTCATCAGAGAAATACCCGTCGATCAACCAATCACCCTAAGGGTGGGAATCCAAATGCCCGACACTGCTTGGAGCATTCATCGAATTACCCGAACTTCAATACCAGCCTACTGTAATTGCCAATGCCAAAAAAACACGAGTCAGTAAAAACAAACATTGTAGTACCCAAATCTAATTCGATAATCTCGATTTCAGCTTGGGACATGAACAATGCGGACTATCTTGTTACAAACAGTGGCCGAATTGCTACCAAGATTACACGGAATCTTAGCACACTGTTATCTCGGAGTGCACAGTTCGGCACGGACCACATCATAGAGTTCAAAGTAAGTTaataaatatggaaaaatgaataatatacatttgATAATGACCGATGTATATACTATAGTTCTTAGAGACAGCGTCAGGGAGCAATGATGAAGGAATTGGACTAG
This is a stretch of genomic DNA from Neodiprion fabricii isolate iyNeoFabr1 chromosome 2, iyNeoFabr1.1, whole genome shotgun sequence. It encodes these proteins:
- the LOC124176315 gene encoding uncharacterized protein LOC124176315; the encoded protein is MCNFRVKVDLSAFYDDVRRFSWVYVDKGTVTCICHLQNHIAKVFDIQQPLHLLLHTGEYLPPNEDARILKENETIVAVPGTGLQNDQDSGKAESDVQVDTSSIISSSKKHKQPPAEEKNEKGSIANGNDFHNSTETTNGNTLFLSVVNDSQIESASESKMEVGTLDENLVQGSPPFKNKRKRTRQRKSKTKEQPEEPVAAELVESEYKKPKIINSVTIPNGKHIRFGDVEQQEFDSYDSSASCDSRKPSTRETTPRSKSVPNSSLSNLLALRQSSTPITFAAQKKLEKNQQPQHDSYEVKELSTEDCQTPTRFTEVKVDPEKHVLMESKARVNDIIGFKMLKMGQDYTPQVSKYVTAQVSQILPDNSTYVFEIIDGKREIQAPQGKFDIETDETENKDSNAFVLNWSQLIEPRLMYRGSSE
- the LOC124176313 gene encoding uncharacterized protein LOC124176313 — protein: MEKQALEPPMGLAQHINKEKDVQSDSLPCTKNTVSKPRLQVSFTETKEAGDNNTKKDELTTRLENAMSRLQQCQQHIDANWNLDYSVLDIEEGISDEGVQLPEQVEAHIKDIIKSAEEYLAKLDEQLNDLRNADDQIINSSERTLKNIDETYQLILDNLCKEIKKRRDLVKLETEVLKCEGLAPLRACKQEVDAQIRSTRHLIVLTDTMLTNPVTFNRDRLGKIITATSHMGRIPAVPMLEELPYVTFSPPSEEAKKEILDRISCLGCVLRMGPAQFTEVLDRPAGLRLKWHIVDPEYASEEQTFIVQKALGEIIEPTSPAFETVYVGPDTSCFIREIPVDQPITLRVGIQMPDTAWSIHRITRTSIPAYSWDMNNADYLVTNSGRIATKITRNLSTLLSRSAQFGTDHIIEFKFLETASGSNDEGIGLVLEPDGVNESLKRSRALLITPNGNIFIDGEEKLMQLPKMQLGTRIIFTSEKKDDDTLRMTIECANKAVTYDWTIQTPLHFAARFLEHNKWNFMIK